The sequence below is a genomic window from Sorangiineae bacterium MSr12523.
GAGGAGCTCCGCGGGCTCCTCCGCGACGACGTTTCCGATCCGACGCTCGAAGGCGTGCGGATCACCGCCCTCGTTCTGTCGGTGGATTACCGGCATGCGCGGGTGCATTTTGCATTGAAGTCCCAGGACATGCGTTCCGCCGTGGAACGCGCCCTCGCGCGGGCGACGCCGTTTTTGCGCGCGCGCCTCGCCGATGCCATCGACATCAAACGCGTTCCCGATCTGCGGTTCGTTTTCGACGCCGCTGCC
It includes:
- a CDS encoding ribosome-binding factor A, yielding MRREDEHSGFRHIRLQDLILEELRGLLRDDVSDPTLEGVRITALVLSVDYRHARVHFALKSQDMRSAVERALARATPFLRARLADAIDIKRVPDLRFVFDAAAAFPEGEGQE